From Herbiconiux flava, one genomic window encodes:
- a CDS encoding MFS transporter encodes MPSPAPPSPAGTSLVGRPRLPGPLRRRAYRWLLAARTTSILGNAVAPIALAFAVLDLTGSVVDLGLVVAARSITNVAVLLAGGVLADRLPRDLLLVGASLAAALTQGVVAALVLTGTASIPSLVLLGALNGAVAAVSLPAAAALVPETVPFAELRSANALLRLGLNGSSIVGAAAGAGLVAAVGPGWGLAIDAAGFALAGLLFSRMRLLRASVTPPPPGRPGLLTGLRAAIGELREGWREFTRRRWVWVVVAQFGVLNAAFVGATTVLGPLVADQTFGRAGWGFVVAAQAGGLALGAVLALRWRPRRALAVGVGGMALTALPVVALAIVAGGLGPSAAGAAAVPVLIVAFALGGVALEVFAIAWDQSLQTHVPRGALSRVYSFDMVGSFLAIPLGEVLVGPLAHSFGTAPTLLGCAALVVAATAAALTVPAVRRLRA; translated from the coding sequence GTGCCTTCACCGGCTCCACCGTCGCCTGCCGGCACGTCGCTCGTCGGGCGCCCGCGGCTGCCGGGGCCGCTTCGGCGCCGCGCGTACCGGTGGCTGCTCGCGGCCCGCACGACGAGCATCCTGGGCAACGCCGTCGCGCCGATCGCCCTGGCCTTCGCGGTGCTCGACCTCACGGGCTCGGTGGTCGACCTCGGTCTCGTCGTCGCCGCGCGCTCGATCACGAACGTCGCCGTGCTGCTCGCCGGCGGGGTGCTCGCCGACCGGCTGCCGCGCGACCTGCTGCTCGTCGGTGCCTCGCTCGCCGCGGCGCTGACGCAGGGCGTGGTCGCCGCCCTGGTGCTCACGGGCACGGCGTCGATCCCGTCACTGGTGCTGCTCGGCGCGCTGAACGGGGCGGTCGCAGCGGTGAGCCTCCCCGCCGCGGCGGCGCTCGTGCCCGAGACCGTTCCGTTCGCCGAGCTGCGCTCCGCGAACGCCCTGCTCCGGCTGGGGCTCAACGGCTCGAGCATCGTGGGCGCCGCGGCGGGCGCGGGTCTCGTGGCCGCGGTCGGGCCGGGCTGGGGGCTCGCCATCGACGCGGCCGGGTTCGCTCTGGCGGGGCTGCTCTTCTCGCGGATGCGGCTGCTCCGCGCATCCGTCACCCCGCCGCCGCCGGGTCGGCCCGGCCTGCTGACCGGCCTGCGAGCGGCGATCGGCGAGCTGCGCGAGGGCTGGCGGGAGTTCACCCGCCGCCGCTGGGTGTGGGTGGTCGTGGCGCAGTTCGGCGTGCTCAACGCCGCGTTCGTCGGCGCGACGACGGTGCTCGGGCCTCTCGTGGCCGACCAGACGTTCGGCCGGGCCGGGTGGGGCTTCGTGGTGGCGGCGCAGGCCGGTGGTCTCGCGCTCGGGGCGGTGCTGGCGCTGCGCTGGCGTCCGCGCCGGGCGCTCGCGGTCGGGGTCGGCGGGATGGCGCTGACGGCACTGCCCGTCGTGGCGCTCGCAATCGTCGCCGGCGGTCTCGGGCCTTCCGCCGCCGGGGCTGCGGCGGTGCCCGTGCTGATCGTCGCCTTCGCGCTCGGCGGGGTCGCCCTCGAGGTCTTCGCCATCGCCTGGGACCAGTCGCTTCAGACCCACGTGCCCCGCGGGGCGCTGTCGCGCGTCTACTCGTTCGACATGGTGGGCTCGTTCCTCGCGATCCCGCTGGGCGAGGTGCTCGTGGGCCCGCTCGCGCACAGTTTCGGCACCGCGCCGACGCTGCTCGGCTGCGCCGCGCTGGTCGTGGCGGCGACCGCGGCGGCCCTCACGGTGCCGGCGGTTCGGCGCTTGCGCGCATGA
- a CDS encoding M15 family metallopeptidase — translation MSRLMDRRQRRSRRRVRGVLIGAASLVVVALLVGGALVVTGVLHPAGGVLAAPTALPAPSFTAAPSSSPAPTQPPVASATVSPAPSPSASPEPAAPPAPPAFDRSANSVDDPLSPWVVVNKLRPIQDGADYGPPDLVDLPGDIPNPNGYQLRADAASALVDMFHAAAGEAGIQLVAQSGYRSYSVQVRAYDYYVNSLGVEGADLTSARPGFSEHQTGMAMDILDTVSGCSTDGRCFANTPAYTWLQQNAHRFGYVLRYPDGGTPVTGYEFEPWHWRWVGVPLATELHTTGIPTLEEYFGLPAAPGYAG, via the coding sequence GTGTCGAGGTTGATGGACCGCCGGCAGCGGCGCTCGCGGCGTCGCGTGCGCGGAGTGCTGATCGGCGCCGCCTCCCTCGTGGTCGTGGCGCTCCTCGTGGGCGGTGCGCTCGTGGTGACCGGGGTGCTGCATCCCGCCGGTGGAGTGCTGGCGGCTCCGACGGCACTGCCGGCCCCGTCGTTCACGGCGGCACCCTCGTCGTCCCCTGCTCCGACGCAGCCACCCGTGGCCTCGGCCACCGTCTCACCGGCTCCTTCTCCCTCCGCTTCGCCCGAGCCGGCCGCCCCGCCGGCGCCTCCCGCCTTCGACCGATCGGCGAACTCCGTGGACGATCCGCTCAGCCCCTGGGTCGTGGTGAACAAGCTCCGCCCCATCCAGGACGGCGCCGACTACGGCCCGCCCGACCTCGTCGACCTGCCGGGCGACATCCCGAACCCGAACGGCTACCAGCTCCGCGCCGACGCGGCGTCGGCCCTGGTCGACATGTTCCATGCGGCGGCGGGCGAGGCGGGCATCCAGCTGGTCGCGCAGAGCGGCTACCGCTCGTACAGCGTGCAGGTGCGCGCCTACGACTACTACGTGAACTCGCTCGGTGTCGAGGGGGCCGACCTCACCAGCGCCCGCCCCGGCTTCAGTGAGCACCAGACCGGCATGGCGATGGACATCCTCGACACGGTCTCCGGATGCTCGACCGACGGTCGCTGCTTCGCGAACACCCCCGCCTACACCTGGCTGCAGCAGAACGCCCACCGCTTCGGCTACGTGCTGCGCTACCCCGACGGCGGCACCCCCGTGACCGGTTACGAGTTCGAGCCGTGGCACTGGCGCTGGGTCGGGGTGCCGCTCGCGACGGAGCTGCACACGACGGGCATCCCGACCCTCGAGGAGTACTTCGGGCTGCCCGCGGCCCCCGGCTACGCGGGCTGA
- a CDS encoding Ig-like domain-containing protein — MRLFEAIRRRKATTASVATIAALAIGVTTMAFLYEGIETADVDLNDGGVWVTKPSGLLLGHLNHPAQVIDGGLRTSSTEFDVLQRDETVLMLDTTGSSLTPVNPVTMALEAPLILPPESSVSLGGPTLTVLDRETGELWAGPSSNAAGLQLDPDEPLGELGGAGAAVADAAGNVHALSTSAGKLLEYDRDENGGLPVEPASTDFPEVEEGARLTLTTVGDQAVVFDASSGSLHLPGGSVVELPDAEGGVVQPTGPASSDVLVATKTSLIRQPLDGGEATVIPAGGEPGTPAAPVFLNGCAYAAWSGSGAFLRDCSGDANDVEDQIDGLAANADLRFRVNRDVVVLNDVSTGVVFLVNQDMKKVDNWDDIAPPPEQSDSDEEEDSTEDELQVLLPDRSEENTPPTAEDDAFGVRPGRTVVLPVLDNDLDPDGDMLTAKIEGSQPGIGEVQRILNGAALQIVVSPDASGSASFGYTVDDGRGGSDTATVSLSVRGDEENAPPKQKRVTDVLVELGASVNHNVLPDFIDPDGDDLYVVGASTGTDDQVQYRPDGQISFTSIDQDTGPKEVTVVVSDGRTETEGTVRFQVRDPGSLAPVTNGDTVVTTVDERVTVAPMDNDLSPSGAPLRLAKVNETPGAALQPDYTTGTFDFTSSTPGDYYVQYLVSDGPKTAEGLVRVTVLPVTDSTDPPIAVRDTAQLPNGGTTLVNVLSNDTDPNGGILAVQSVQVPAEAGVSVEVLEHEILRITDRGLTDPITITYTVSNGAASSRGEVFVTPIPAPDRLLPPNAEDDDVTVRVGDIVTIPVLANDTHPNGDTLSLSPTLIDPVVDPADGSIFVAGDTVRFNAGPEPKTVYATYEAVDSQGQKDAGYITIRIVGPDDGTNAPPRPQDVTIRALQGTTVRIPIPLDGIDPDGDSVELVGQSSAPGKGRITEVGEAWLVYEAYPDASGTDTFTYTVRDRLGASATASVLVGIIPASESNQPPYAVKDAISARPGRTVAVDVMENDNDPDGDPIAIRSEGLTVPDGVTASVEGGRVLVTAPGEAGDYTLQYTIVDRWGAAAAGTLLVQVSPDAPLASPIARDDQVPVADMLDRETVDVNVRENDDDPDGTIEGLTVTSSDPAATPLASGNLQITLLPTSQIITYTVTDQDGLTASAFVNVPGSDTLPPVLRPGIEPLVVNDGQTVDVELSDYVLVGEGKSVRITEADTVRAANSNGDDLLADADTLRYTPKPRYDGPDALSFEVTDGTGPDDPDGRTATLVIPITVVSDYNTPPTFKGAELTVAAGEDEQSIDLRGAAEDPDEGELEALTFAIVGDAPAGVSVRLDGSTLVARADADAPLNPSTLDIEVSDGVNTPVRGAVQISVLATTRTPPSATDDIVPQANQGQTVSVPVLANDFNPFPDTPLRITEVAIETGTGNADFSGSDVSVTPAADFVGTMVVRYGIIDATGDPSRQADGRIQLTVQGRPDAPATPTVTSIQDRTVVLNWASPVNNGAEITSYTVTSPQGYTKTCASTTCTLDGLTNDVEYTFTVTATNSVGTSDPSPSSAVARPDARPDQPQPPTLKFGDKSLEVSWVTPPTPGSAVQSFNLEISPAPARGAPSRYGVTGNSIVWEGLENGTAYQVRVQAVNKAPEPSDFSAFSATEIPAGKPEAPGQPSTTRLDPVGGQSQMRVAWSKPSGNGDDNLKYTLTILRGGSPVDSLPGLTATEQTVRLDTSESDYTFSVTATNKAGEGAPSAASAPRRSFTPPGAAGPATITSEGDGSVTFDRGASASGNGASQGELIYQYSVNGGGWTPIPGNAQAYQVTGLQNGTSYTVRVRATTPLDGTNYEGPASGESNAGVPFGPLAQPSVSANGNAKSVTLSWNAPAGNGRPITSVEVYVDGNLNSNAGNGTVTVGDAYSEKHSIRVVVKDSAGQSSENSTSASSGSAPPKGAFLSSWKSCDGEGLVNGPPCVRMKITVENFLGQSSVFCEWTGGEYLSTTIPVDGNGNGSKQLNWYTQDTGAYSLENQASRMNCEGTPMKVRR; from the coding sequence GTGAGGCTGTTCGAGGCGATCCGCCGTCGCAAGGCGACGACGGCATCGGTGGCCACCATCGCCGCTCTGGCGATCGGCGTGACCACGATGGCGTTCCTCTACGAGGGCATCGAGACGGCCGACGTCGACCTCAACGACGGCGGTGTCTGGGTGACGAAGCCCTCCGGGCTGCTGCTCGGGCACCTCAACCACCCCGCGCAGGTGATCGACGGGGGCCTCCGCACCTCCTCCACCGAGTTCGACGTGCTGCAGCGCGACGAGACGGTGCTGATGCTCGACACCACGGGCTCCTCCCTCACCCCGGTCAACCCGGTCACCATGGCGCTCGAGGCGCCCCTCATCCTCCCTCCCGAGTCATCGGTGTCACTCGGAGGCCCGACGCTCACGGTGCTCGACCGCGAGACCGGAGAGCTCTGGGCCGGCCCCTCGTCGAACGCCGCGGGCCTGCAGCTCGACCCCGACGAGCCGCTCGGCGAGCTCGGCGGCGCCGGCGCAGCCGTGGCCGACGCCGCGGGCAACGTGCACGCGCTGTCGACCTCCGCCGGCAAGCTGCTCGAGTACGACCGCGACGAGAACGGCGGCCTCCCCGTCGAGCCGGCCAGCACCGACTTCCCCGAGGTCGAGGAGGGCGCGCGCCTCACCCTGACCACCGTCGGCGACCAGGCCGTCGTCTTCGACGCCTCCTCCGGAAGCCTGCACCTGCCCGGCGGCTCCGTGGTCGAGCTGCCCGACGCCGAGGGCGGTGTCGTGCAGCCCACCGGGCCGGCCTCCTCCGACGTGCTGGTCGCGACGAAGACCTCGCTCATCCGGCAGCCCCTCGACGGCGGCGAGGCCACCGTGATCCCCGCCGGGGGCGAACCCGGCACACCGGCCGCGCCGGTCTTCCTGAACGGATGCGCGTACGCCGCCTGGTCCGGATCGGGGGCCTTCCTCCGCGACTGCTCGGGCGACGCGAACGACGTCGAGGATCAGATCGACGGCCTGGCGGCGAACGCCGACCTCCGCTTCCGGGTGAACCGCGACGTCGTGGTGCTGAACGACGTGTCGACCGGCGTCGTGTTCCTGGTGAACCAGGACATGAAGAAGGTCGACAACTGGGACGACATCGCCCCGCCGCCCGAGCAGAGCGACTCCGACGAGGAGGAGGACAGCACCGAGGACGAACTCCAGGTGCTGCTGCCCGACCGCTCCGAGGAGAACACTCCTCCGACGGCCGAGGACGACGCCTTCGGCGTGCGGCCCGGCCGCACCGTGGTGCTGCCCGTGCTCGACAACGACCTCGACCCCGACGGCGACATGCTCACCGCGAAGATCGAGGGCTCCCAGCCCGGGATCGGCGAGGTGCAGCGCATCCTGAACGGAGCGGCCCTGCAGATCGTCGTCTCGCCCGACGCCTCGGGCAGCGCGAGCTTCGGGTACACCGTCGACGACGGCCGCGGCGGCAGCGACACCGCCACCGTCTCGCTCAGCGTGCGCGGCGACGAGGAGAACGCCCCGCCGAAGCAGAAGCGCGTCACCGACGTGCTGGTCGAGCTCGGGGCGAGCGTCAACCACAACGTGCTGCCCGACTTCATCGACCCCGACGGCGACGACCTCTACGTCGTCGGCGCCTCGACCGGCACCGACGACCAGGTGCAGTACCGACCCGACGGCCAGATCAGCTTCACCAGCATCGACCAGGACACCGGCCCGAAGGAGGTGACGGTCGTCGTCTCCGACGGCCGCACCGAGACCGAGGGCACCGTGCGCTTCCAGGTGCGCGACCCCGGCAGCCTCGCGCCGGTGACCAACGGCGACACGGTCGTCACGACCGTCGACGAGCGCGTGACCGTGGCGCCCATGGACAACGACCTCAGCCCGTCGGGAGCACCGCTCCGCCTGGCGAAGGTGAACGAGACCCCCGGCGCCGCGCTGCAGCCCGACTACACCACCGGCACCTTCGACTTCACCAGCAGCACCCCGGGTGACTACTACGTGCAGTACCTGGTCTCCGACGGCCCGAAGACCGCCGAGGGCCTCGTGCGCGTCACCGTGCTGCCCGTCACCGACAGCACCGACCCGCCGATCGCCGTGCGCGACACGGCCCAGCTGCCGAACGGCGGCACCACGCTCGTCAACGTGCTGTCGAACGACACCGACCCGAACGGCGGCATCCTCGCCGTGCAGTCGGTGCAGGTGCCGGCCGAGGCGGGCGTGAGCGTCGAGGTGCTCGAGCACGAGATCCTGCGCATCACCGACCGCGGGCTCACCGACCCGATCACCATCACCTACACGGTGTCGAACGGGGCGGCCTCCTCACGCGGCGAGGTGTTCGTCACGCCGATCCCCGCCCCCGACCGGCTGCTCCCGCCGAACGCGGAGGACGACGACGTCACGGTGCGGGTCGGCGACATCGTGACGATCCCGGTGCTCGCGAACGACACCCATCCGAACGGCGACACGCTCTCGCTCTCGCCCACGCTGATCGACCCCGTGGTCGACCCGGCCGACGGCAGCATCTTCGTGGCCGGCGACACCGTGCGCTTCAACGCCGGGCCCGAGCCCAAGACCGTCTACGCCACCTACGAGGCCGTCGACTCGCAGGGCCAGAAGGACGCCGGCTACATCACCATCCGCATCGTCGGCCCCGACGACGGCACCAACGCGCCGCCGCGACCGCAGGACGTCACGATCCGGGCGCTGCAGGGCACGACCGTGCGCATCCCGATCCCGCTCGACGGCATCGACCCCGACGGCGACTCGGTCGAGCTCGTGGGCCAGAGCTCGGCGCCGGGCAAGGGGCGCATCACCGAGGTCGGGGAGGCGTGGCTCGTCTACGAGGCGTACCCCGACGCATCCGGGACCGACACGTTCACATACACCGTGCGCGACCGGCTCGGCGCCTCGGCCACGGCCTCCGTGCTCGTCGGCATCATCCCCGCGAGCGAGTCGAACCAGCCGCCGTACGCGGTGAAGGACGCCATCTCGGCCCGCCCCGGCCGCACGGTCGCGGTCGACGTGATGGAGAACGACAACGACCCCGACGGCGACCCCATCGCCATCCGCTCCGAGGGCCTGACCGTGCCCGACGGCGTGACCGCCTCGGTCGAGGGCGGCCGCGTGCTCGTCACCGCCCCGGGTGAGGCCGGCGACTACACGCTGCAGTACACGATCGTCGACCGCTGGGGTGCGGCGGCGGCCGGCACGCTGCTGGTGCAGGTGAGTCCGGATGCTCCGCTCGCCTCGCCCATCGCCCGTGACGACCAGGTGCCCGTCGCCGACATGCTCGACCGCGAGACCGTCGACGTGAACGTGCGCGAGAACGACGACGACCCCGACGGCACGATCGAGGGCCTCACGGTCACGAGCTCCGACCCCGCCGCCACCCCGCTCGCGAGCGGCAACCTGCAGATCACCCTGCTGCCGACCTCGCAGATCATCACCTACACCGTCACCGACCAGGACGGCCTGACCGCCTCGGCCTTCGTGAACGTGCCGGGCAGCGACACGCTGCCGCCCGTGCTGCGGCCGGGCATCGAGCCGCTCGTGGTGAACGACGGCCAAACGGTCGACGTCGAGCTCTCGGACTACGTGCTGGTCGGCGAGGGCAAGTCGGTGCGCATCACCGAGGCCGACACCGTGAGGGCCGCGAACTCGAACGGCGACGACCTCCTCGCCGATGCCGACACCCTCCGCTACACGCCGAAGCCGCGCTACGACGGCCCCGACGCCCTGAGCTTCGAGGTCACCGACGGCACGGGCCCCGACGACCCGGACGGCCGCACGGCGACCCTCGTCATCCCCATCACCGTCGTCTCGGACTACAACACCCCGCCCACCTTCAAGGGCGCCGAGCTCACCGTCGCGGCGGGCGAGGACGAGCAGTCGATCGACCTGCGCGGCGCCGCGGAGGACCCCGACGAGGGCGAGCTCGAGGCCCTGACCTTCGCGATCGTCGGCGACGCTCCGGCCGGCGTCTCGGTGCGCCTCGACGGCTCGACGCTCGTGGCCCGGGCGGATGCCGATGCCCCGCTGAACCCCTCCACCCTCGACATCGAGGTCTCCGACGGCGTCAACACGCCGGTGCGCGGGGCCGTGCAGATCTCGGTGCTCGCAACCACCCGCACGCCCCCGTCGGCCACGGACGACATCGTGCCGCAGGCCAACCAGGGCCAGACGGTCTCGGTGCCGGTACTGGCGAACGACTTCAATCCGTTCCCCGACACCCCCCTGAGGATCACCGAGGTCGCCATCGAGACGGGCACCGGCAACGCCGACTTCTCGGGCTCGGACGTCTCCGTGACCCCGGCGGCCGACTTCGTGGGCACCATGGTCGTGCGCTACGGCATCATCGACGCCACGGGCGACCCGTCACGCCAAGCAGACGGGCGCATCCAGCTCACCGTACAGGGCCGCCCCGACGCCCCCGCGACGCCGACGGTCACGAGCATCCAGGACCGCACGGTCGTGCTGAACTGGGCGTCCCCGGTGAACAACGGCGCCGAGATCACGAGCTACACCGTGACGAGCCCCCAGGGCTACACGAAGACCTGCGCGTCGACGACGTGCACGCTCGACGGTCTCACCAACGACGTCGAGTACACCTTCACCGTCACGGCGACGAACTCGGTGGGCACCTCAGACCCGTCGCCCTCCTCGGCCGTGGCCCGACCGGACGCGCGTCCCGATCAGCCCCAGCCGCCGACCCTGAAGTTCGGCGACAAGAGCCTCGAGGTGAGCTGGGTGACGCCCCCGACCCCCGGCTCGGCGGTGCAGTCGTTCAACCTCGAGATCTCCCCCGCCCCGGCGCGCGGAGCCCCCTCGCGCTACGGCGTGACGGGCAACTCGATCGTCTGGGAGGGCCTCGAGAACGGCACCGCCTACCAGGTGCGGGTGCAGGCCGTGAACAAGGCCCCCGAGCCCTCCGACTTCAGCGCCTTCTCGGCGACCGAGATCCCGGCCGGAAAGCCGGAGGCCCCGGGTCAGCCGAGCACGACCCGGCTCGACCCCGTCGGCGGGCAGTCGCAGATGCGGGTTGCTTGGAGCAAGCCCTCGGGCAACGGCGACGACAACCTCAAGTACACGCTGACCATCCTCCGCGGCGGCAGCCCGGTCGACAGCCTGCCCGGGCTCACCGCCACCGAGCAGACCGTGCGGCTCGACACCTCGGAGAGCGACTACACCTTCTCGGTGACCGCGACCAACAAGGCGGGCGAGGGCGCTCCCTCGGCGGCCTCGGCCCCCCGCCGGAGCTTCACTCCGCCGGGAGCAGCCGGTCCTGCGACGATCACCTCGGAGGGCGACGGCAGCGTCACCTTCGACCGCGGCGCCAGCGCCTCGGGCAACGGCGCCTCCCAGGGCGAGCTGATCTACCAGTACAGCGTCAACGGCGGCGGCTGGACCCCGATCCCCGGGAACGCCCAGGCCTACCAGGTCACCGGACTGCAGAACGGCACGAGCTACACGGTGCGGGTGCGGGCGACGACCCCGCTCGACGGGACGAACTACGAGGGCCCGGCGAGCGGCGAATCGAACGCCGGAGTGCCGTTCGGCCCGCTCGCGCAGCCCTCGGTGTCGGCGAACGGCAACGCGAAGTCGGTGACGCTGTCCTGGAACGCTCCGGCCGGCAACGGACGCCCCATCACATCGGTGGAGGTCTACGTCGACGGGAACCTCAACTCGAACGCCGGCAACGGCACGGTGACCGTCGGAGACGCCTACAGCGAGAAGCACTCCATCCGCGTCGTGGTGAAGGACTCGGCCGGGCAGAGCTCCGAGAACTCGACGAGCGCGTCGAGCGGCTCGGCTCCCCCCAAGGGCGCCTTCCTGTCGTCGTGGAAGAGCTGCGACGGCGAGGGCCTGGTCAACGGGCCGCCCTGTGTGCGCATGAAGATCACGGTCGAGAACTTCCTCGGCCAGAGCAGCGTGTTCTGCGAGTGGACCGGGGGCGAGTACCTCAGCACCACCATCCCGGTCGACGGCAACGGCAACGGCTCGAAGCAGCTCAACTGGTACACGCAGGACACAGGCGCCTACTCGCTCGAGAACCAGGCCTCCCGCATGAACTGCGAGGGCACGCCGATGAAGGTCAGACGATGA
- a CDS encoding ArsR/SmtB family transcription factor: MSSLDVLRATAHPVRLRLLSLLTATAMSAAEAGRELRVSQAAASYHLRVLERAGLIRVVEVVRVRGGDAKRYRHESSAEPFRLDEGVVAGGAASEERAEYVEAVIDELRRRSALRVAGPHLTTDAELWVDPVTWRRVVGAVGAASALLHEAARPARTPGTVPVSMTAELFPLRRP; this comes from the coding sequence ATGTCCTCCCTCGACGTCCTCCGCGCCACCGCCCACCCCGTGCGCCTCCGGCTGCTGTCGCTGCTGACGGCCACCGCGATGAGCGCGGCCGAGGCCGGACGCGAGCTGCGGGTCTCCCAGGCCGCCGCCAGCTACCACCTGCGGGTGCTGGAGCGGGCCGGGCTCATCCGCGTCGTCGAGGTGGTGCGGGTGCGGGGCGGTGACGCGAAGCGCTACCGGCACGAGTCGTCGGCCGAGCCGTTCCGGTTGGACGAGGGGGTGGTGGCCGGCGGCGCGGCGTCGGAGGAGCGCGCCGAGTACGTGGAAGCGGTGATCGACGAGCTGCGCCGGCGCTCGGCACTGCGGGTCGCAGGGCCGCACCTGACGACCGACGCCGAGCTGTGGGTCGACCCGGTGACGTGGCGGCGCGTCGTCGGAGCCGTGGGCGCCGCCTCGGCGCTGCTGCACGAGGCCGCGCGTCCGGCGCGCACACCGGGCACGGTGCCCGTGTCGATGACGGCGGAGCTGTTCCCGCTGCGGCGACCGTGA